A portion of the Scleropages formosus chromosome 15, fSclFor1.1, whole genome shotgun sequence genome contains these proteins:
- the zfyve21 gene encoding zinc finger FYVE domain-containing protein 21 isoform X2, with protein sequence MSSAPDGKKLVRSPSGLRMVPENGAFNSPFSLDEPQWVPDKECPRCMQCDTKFDFITRKHHCRRCGKCFCDKCCSKKVALQRMCFVDPVRQCAECGLISQKEAEFYDKQLKVLMTGATFLVTLGTSEKSETMVCRLSNNHRYLFLDGESHFEVELSRISSMQVLTEGSPPGDKDIHTYTSLLESPYISEGSSSPASSMMLRYKTVGSRDLQNLRLEATDDRKTASVWLAAMHKAAKLLYESRDQ encoded by the exons ATGTCCTCCGCGCCTGACGGGAAGAAGCTGGTCCGCAGCCCGAGCGGACTTCGCATGGTGCCCGAGAACGGGGCGTTCAACAGCCCCTTCTCCCTGGACGAACCACAGTGGGTTCCGGACAAAGAG tgtcCAAGATGCATGCAGTGCGACACGAAGTTTGATTTCATTACTAGAAAG CACCACTGCAGGCGCTGTGGCAAGTGCTTCTGTGACAAATGCTGCAGCAAGAAGGTGGCGCTGCAGCGCATGTGCTTTGTGGACCCTGTGCGACAGTGTGCCGAGTGCGGCCTCATCTCCCAGAAGGAAGCCGAGTTCTATGACAAGCAGCTCAAGGTGCTCATGACAG gtGCCACATTCCTGGTCACTCTTGGCACTTCAGAGAAATCTGAAACAATGGTGTGTCGCCTCTCCAACAACCACAG GTATCTTTTCCTGGATGGCGAAAGCCACTTTGAAGTGGAGCTGTCCCGGATTTCCAGCATGCAGGTGCTGACGGAGGGATCTCCTCCTGGAG ACAAAGATATTCACACTTACACCAGTCTGCTGGAGAGTCCATACATATCGGAAG GGTCGAGCTCCCCAGCCAGTAGCATGATGCTCCGCTACAAGACTGTGGGCTCCCGGGACCTACAGAATCTGCGTTTAGAAGCCACCGACGACAGGAAAACGGCGTCCGTCTGGCTGGCAGCCATGCACAAA GCTGCAAAGCTGCTGTATGAATCTCGGGACCAGTAA
- the zfyve21 gene encoding zinc finger FYVE domain-containing protein 21 isoform X4, translating into MSSAPDGKKLVRSPSGLRMVPENGAFNSPFSLDEPQWVPDKECPRCMQCDTKFDFITRKHHCRRCGKCFCDKCCSKKVALQRMCFVDPVRQCAECGLISQKEAEFYDKQLKVLMTGATFLVTLGTSEKSETMVCRLSNNHRYLFLDGESHFEVELSRISSMQVLTEGSPPGGSSSPASSMMLRYKTVGSRDLQNLRLEATDDRKTASVWLAAMHKAAKLLYESRDQ; encoded by the exons ATGTCCTCCGCGCCTGACGGGAAGAAGCTGGTCCGCAGCCCGAGCGGACTTCGCATGGTGCCCGAGAACGGGGCGTTCAACAGCCCCTTCTCCCTGGACGAACCACAGTGGGTTCCGGACAAAGAG tgtcCAAGATGCATGCAGTGCGACACGAAGTTTGATTTCATTACTAGAAAG CACCACTGCAGGCGCTGTGGCAAGTGCTTCTGTGACAAATGCTGCAGCAAGAAGGTGGCGCTGCAGCGCATGTGCTTTGTGGACCCTGTGCGACAGTGTGCCGAGTGCGGCCTCATCTCCCAGAAGGAAGCCGAGTTCTATGACAAGCAGCTCAAGGTGCTCATGACAG gtGCCACATTCCTGGTCACTCTTGGCACTTCAGAGAAATCTGAAACAATGGTGTGTCGCCTCTCCAACAACCACAG GTATCTTTTCCTGGATGGCGAAAGCCACTTTGAAGTGGAGCTGTCCCGGATTTCCAGCATGCAGGTGCTGACGGAGGGATCTCCTCCTGGAG GGTCGAGCTCCCCAGCCAGTAGCATGATGCTCCGCTACAAGACTGTGGGCTCCCGGGACCTACAGAATCTGCGTTTAGAAGCCACCGACGACAGGAAAACGGCGTCCGTCTGGCTGGCAGCCATGCACAAA GCTGCAAAGCTGCTGTATGAATCTCGGGACCAGTAA
- the zfyve21 gene encoding zinc finger FYVE domain-containing protein 21 isoform X1 has product MSSAPDGKKLVRSPSGLRMVPENGAFNSPFSLDEPQWVPDKECPRCMQCDTKFDFITRKHHCRRCGKCFCDKCCSKKVALQRMCFVDPVRQCAECGLISQKEAEFYDKQLKVLMTGATFLVTLGTSEKSETMVCRLSNNHRYLFLDGESHFEVELSRISSMQVLTEGSPPGDKDIHTYTSLLESPYISEGSSSPASSMMLRYKTVGSRDLQNLRLEATDDRKTASVWLAAMHKVISHHKPFTLQNALQQS; this is encoded by the exons ATGTCCTCCGCGCCTGACGGGAAGAAGCTGGTCCGCAGCCCGAGCGGACTTCGCATGGTGCCCGAGAACGGGGCGTTCAACAGCCCCTTCTCCCTGGACGAACCACAGTGGGTTCCGGACAAAGAG tgtcCAAGATGCATGCAGTGCGACACGAAGTTTGATTTCATTACTAGAAAG CACCACTGCAGGCGCTGTGGCAAGTGCTTCTGTGACAAATGCTGCAGCAAGAAGGTGGCGCTGCAGCGCATGTGCTTTGTGGACCCTGTGCGACAGTGTGCCGAGTGCGGCCTCATCTCCCAGAAGGAAGCCGAGTTCTATGACAAGCAGCTCAAGGTGCTCATGACAG gtGCCACATTCCTGGTCACTCTTGGCACTTCAGAGAAATCTGAAACAATGGTGTGTCGCCTCTCCAACAACCACAG GTATCTTTTCCTGGATGGCGAAAGCCACTTTGAAGTGGAGCTGTCCCGGATTTCCAGCATGCAGGTGCTGACGGAGGGATCTCCTCCTGGAG ACAAAGATATTCACACTTACACCAGTCTGCTGGAGAGTCCATACATATCGGAAG GGTCGAGCTCCCCAGCCAGTAGCATGATGCTCCGCTACAAGACTGTGGGCTCCCGGGACCTACAGAATCTGCGTTTAGAAGCCACCGACGACAGGAAAACGGCGTCCGTCTGGCTGGCAGCCATGCACAAAGTAATTTCACACCACAAGCCATTTACACTCCAGAATGCTCTCCAGCAAAGCTAA
- the zfyve21 gene encoding zinc finger FYVE domain-containing protein 21 isoform X3: MSSAPDGKKLVRSPSGLRMVPENGAFNSPFSLDEPQWVPDKECPRCMQCDTKFDFITRKHHCRRCGKCFCDKCCSKKVALQRMCFVDPVRQCAECGLISQKEAEFYDKQLKVLMTGATFLVTLGTSEKSETMVCRLSNNHRYLFLDGESHFEVELSRISSMQVLTEGSPPGGSSSPASSMMLRYKTVGSRDLQNLRLEATDDRKTASVWLAAMHKVISHHKPFTLQNALQQS, translated from the exons ATGTCCTCCGCGCCTGACGGGAAGAAGCTGGTCCGCAGCCCGAGCGGACTTCGCATGGTGCCCGAGAACGGGGCGTTCAACAGCCCCTTCTCCCTGGACGAACCACAGTGGGTTCCGGACAAAGAG tgtcCAAGATGCATGCAGTGCGACACGAAGTTTGATTTCATTACTAGAAAG CACCACTGCAGGCGCTGTGGCAAGTGCTTCTGTGACAAATGCTGCAGCAAGAAGGTGGCGCTGCAGCGCATGTGCTTTGTGGACCCTGTGCGACAGTGTGCCGAGTGCGGCCTCATCTCCCAGAAGGAAGCCGAGTTCTATGACAAGCAGCTCAAGGTGCTCATGACAG gtGCCACATTCCTGGTCACTCTTGGCACTTCAGAGAAATCTGAAACAATGGTGTGTCGCCTCTCCAACAACCACAG GTATCTTTTCCTGGATGGCGAAAGCCACTTTGAAGTGGAGCTGTCCCGGATTTCCAGCATGCAGGTGCTGACGGAGGGATCTCCTCCTGGAG GGTCGAGCTCCCCAGCCAGTAGCATGATGCTCCGCTACAAGACTGTGGGCTCCCGGGACCTACAGAATCTGCGTTTAGAAGCCACCGACGACAGGAAAACGGCGTCCGTCTGGCTGGCAGCCATGCACAAAGTAATTTCACACCACAAGCCATTTACACTCCAGAATGCTCTCCAGCAAAGCTAA